One stretch of Corynebacterium auriscanis DNA includes these proteins:
- the crgA gene encoding cell division protein CrgA produces the protein MPKSKVNSGSENYSAPTNPTERRTPVKLNSTGTPRWYVVLMLGLMILGLAWLVVNYIAGDKIPFMSALHAWNYLIGFALMIIGLLMTMGWK, from the coding sequence ATGCCGAAGTCAAAGGTCAATAGCGGTAGCGAGAACTACTCGGCTCCCACAAACCCCACGGAGCGGCGCACCCCGGTCAAACTGAATTCCACCGGCACTCCGCGCTGGTATGTGGTCTTGATGCTGGGCTTGATGATCCTAGGGCTGGCCTGGCTGGTTGTGAACTACATCGCCGGTGACAAGATTCCGTTCATGAGTGCGCTGCACGCGTGGAATTACCTGATCGGCTTTGCACTGATGATTATTGGCCTGCTGATGACGATGGGGTGGAAGTAG
- a CDS encoding anthranilate synthase component II translates to MRILVIDNFDSFVYNLVQYVGQLGFTGEECTVWRNNAPELGDTSEQLRSTLSLFDAVLVSPGPGEPGAAGRTLEVIEACAQLRKPLFGVCLGHQAIGQHFGAKVVRADELFHGKTSPVTHDGTGVLENIPSPFRVTRYHSLTVDPATVPDELIVTAHADSGMIMAMRHRDLPIHSVQFHPESVMTQYGHRMLANWLAEVEGADVDESRVQQLVTDQLRVTGAISAESHML, encoded by the coding sequence ATGCGCATCCTCGTCATCGATAACTTCGATAGCTTCGTCTACAACTTGGTGCAATACGTTGGCCAACTTGGGTTCACCGGCGAGGAATGCACGGTGTGGCGCAACAATGCTCCGGAATTGGGGGATACTTCCGAGCAGCTGCGATCTACTCTTTCTTTATTCGACGCCGTCCTCGTTTCTCCCGGGCCTGGTGAACCTGGGGCCGCTGGTCGCACGTTGGAGGTCATTGAGGCCTGCGCGCAGCTGCGCAAACCGTTGTTCGGGGTGTGTTTGGGCCACCAGGCCATTGGGCAGCACTTCGGGGCAAAGGTCGTTCGTGCCGATGAGCTTTTCCACGGCAAGACCTCACCGGTCACCCACGATGGGACGGGGGTGTTGGAGAATATTCCTAGCCCCTTCCGCGTCACGCGTTACCACTCTCTGACGGTTGATCCGGCTACGGTTCCTGACGAGCTTATTGTCACCGCGCATGCGGATTCGGGCATGATCATGGCCATGCGGCATCGTGATCTGCCTATTCACTCGGTACAGTTCCATCCCGAATCCGTGATGACACAGTATGGCCACCGCATGCTAGCCAATTGGCTGGCGGAGGTCGAGGGCGCAGACGTAGATGAATCCCGCGTGCAGCAGTTGGTCACTGATCAGCTGCGGGTGACCGGTGCCATCAGCGCTGAATCGCACATGCTTTGA
- the pknB gene encoding Stk1 family PASTA domain-containing Ser/Thr kinase, with the protein MERTGTTLGGRYRLGAKIGTGGMSDVYAATDELLGRDVAVKMMRPDLARDQTFLERFRREAQNAAKLNHPAIVAVYDTGQTSEEDGSVPYIVMERVNGETLRDIMHDEGKMRLTDAAQVMSSVCEALHFSHEAGIIHRDIKPANIMITNTGAVKVMDFGIARALSDSSAAMTQTAAVIGTAQYLSPEQARGKSADSRSDIYAAGCVFFELATGQPPFQGESPFSVAFQHVQDDPMAPSSVPGMHLSKREALSLDSIILTAMAKAPADRYDDAQQMATDLRRLSEDQLPLVAQTYADDDTSTSVMPAAGAAAGAAGAVMGANAAHGASGASTPQQAPGYNNGDQGSYGEYNGGPYNNASYSEPGSYDSHHDSYPDDYDDGYDEYDEYYEDEQRRGFWKPALITLLTLGLLGGLGYAGYHFLSERNQQSSTAAPAPKVKVPDVKNLSRQDAETRLHDAGFDVRVTEATHPEIPRGNAITTKPGPNSTVPNGTAITLVISSGREITDTPDLTGMTTEEASNALKKAKLKLNPTVQEESSDEVPAGQVISQNPAQGSQVSVGTKVTITVSTGQEKVRVPVVTGQDADTARKNLESAGFTVEETGIDSMEEEGNVLSASGEGSELKKGSTIKLEVSKGNMFRMPSLEGKKYSQVLSLLQQAGWRGSPSEVTRKNVKTRELVRQDEVAGQSVHAGEVVKRNTSIEVRVYVFDLLP; encoded by the coding sequence GTGGAGCGAACCGGCACCACCCTCGGCGGCCGCTACCGCTTAGGGGCCAAGATCGGCACCGGTGGCATGTCCGACGTCTACGCCGCAACCGATGAACTGCTGGGGCGAGATGTGGCTGTGAAGATGATGCGGCCGGATTTGGCGCGCGACCAAACCTTCCTAGAACGGTTCCGTCGCGAAGCACAAAATGCCGCCAAACTGAATCATCCCGCCATCGTGGCGGTCTACGATACCGGTCAGACGTCTGAGGAAGACGGGTCCGTTCCCTATATCGTCATGGAGCGCGTCAACGGGGAAACGTTGCGCGATATCATGCACGACGAGGGGAAGATGCGGCTGACTGATGCCGCGCAAGTGATGTCTTCGGTATGCGAGGCACTGCACTTTAGCCACGAAGCGGGCATCATCCACCGCGACATCAAGCCCGCCAACATCATGATCACGAACACCGGCGCAGTGAAGGTCATGGACTTTGGCATCGCCCGTGCTCTTAGCGATTCTTCGGCCGCCATGACCCAGACCGCTGCCGTTATTGGCACCGCGCAATATCTGTCACCAGAGCAGGCACGTGGCAAATCGGCGGATTCCCGTTCCGATATCTACGCCGCCGGATGCGTGTTCTTCGAACTGGCCACTGGCCAGCCCCCTTTCCAGGGTGAATCACCGTTCTCGGTGGCATTTCAGCACGTTCAAGACGATCCGATGGCGCCCAGTTCAGTTCCCGGGATGCACCTATCTAAGCGCGAGGCCCTCTCGCTGGACTCGATCATCCTGACGGCCATGGCGAAAGCGCCGGCCGATCGCTACGACGATGCCCAGCAAATGGCAACGGATCTACGCCGTCTATCTGAGGACCAGCTGCCTCTCGTAGCACAGACCTACGCAGACGACGATACGTCAACCTCCGTCATGCCCGCCGCAGGTGCGGCAGCCGGAGCAGCAGGGGCAGTTATGGGCGCAAATGCGGCCCACGGCGCCTCTGGGGCGTCAACCCCCCAACAAGCACCGGGTTACAACAACGGCGACCAAGGTAGCTACGGCGAGTACAACGGTGGGCCTTACAACAACGCCAGCTACAGCGAGCCCGGCAGCTACGATAGCCACCACGACAGCTACCCAGACGATTACGACGATGGCTACGACGAGTACGACGAGTACTACGAAGATGAACAACGCCGCGGTTTCTGGAAGCCAGCTCTAATCACGCTACTTACCTTGGGGCTGCTAGGTGGACTGGGTTACGCCGGCTACCACTTCCTCAGCGAGCGCAATCAGCAATCGTCGACAGCGGCACCTGCACCAAAAGTGAAAGTGCCCGATGTTAAAAACCTCAGCCGCCAAGACGCCGAAACACGCCTACACGATGCGGGCTTTGACGTGCGGGTGACGGAGGCTACCCATCCAGAAATCCCTCGGGGCAATGCCATCACCACCAAGCCTGGACCGAATTCCACCGTGCCGAACGGCACTGCGATCACACTGGTAATCTCCTCTGGTCGCGAAATTACCGATACCCCTGACCTGACGGGCATGACCACCGAAGAGGCAAGTAACGCGCTGAAGAAGGCGAAGCTGAAGCTGAACCCGACTGTGCAGGAGGAATCCAGTGACGAGGTTCCGGCTGGCCAAGTGATTAGTCAGAACCCAGCGCAGGGCTCGCAGGTCTCCGTGGGCACGAAAGTAACCATCACGGTATCCACAGGCCAAGAGAAAGTTCGTGTTCCGGTCGTCACTGGTCAGGATGCCGATACCGCACGCAAGAACTTGGAGTCCGCTGGCTTTACAGTGGAGGAAACCGGCATTGATTCCATGGAGGAAGAGGGCAACGTTTTGTCGGCTTCTGGCGAAGGCTCGGAGCTGAAGAAGGGTAGCACCATCAAGCTGGAAGTATCCAAGGGCAATATGTTCCGGATGCCGAGCTTAGAGGGCAAGAAGTACTCCCAAGTCCTATCACTGCTGCAACAGGCCGGCTGGCGCGGATCTCCATCGGAGGTCACGCGCAAGAACGTCAAGACACGGGAGCTCGTCCGCCAGGATGAGGTTGCTGGCCAATCGGTCCATGCAGGTGAGGTTGTGAAAAGAAATACCTCTATCGAGGTACGCGTATACGTATTCGACCTCTTGCCTTAA
- a CDS encoding serine/threonine-protein kinase encodes MTDPHNQRNSRSGNSPGLENSADAEHNLQPDRTDFERVQRLLGSRYELNWIIGRGGMSTVWLARDTEHQRDVAVKILKPEYTENEEFRTRFRNEASAAEQLNSPNVVATYDYGEVRDHGAVFCYIIMEYVSGESLADVLNRERTLPEPLVLDIMAQTARGLQVIHATGMVHRDIKPGNLLITSDGVVKVTDLGIAKAAAAVPLTRTGMVVGTAQYVSPEQAQGNPVGPASDIYSLGVVGYEILAGERPFQGESTVSVAIKHISEDPRPLPDTVGQNMRELIGICLRKNPDARYADGEELAAATVLVAEGQRPPQPHRVPAVEDYADHPLTEQLGAVAHGPGTRVPPVQGPSMAVTGAAASSRRHPGPSNPRPPQGRVTATPAVPQRPAQKKSTSAPLVIMGLLAALAVGVAGYLLLGDGNDKAPGTQTRTITSRVTPPGNSTDNPTPNNPLPGLPNGDDEGSDGEDNGWLGGNRGNRGNGDRESPTDTSTPREGNQDSRPSDQPEGSQPAPQPGGTSQPGQGNSGTNPGNTNGGPGQGNGNGDAPGNAPGNANPNAGGNTQANGNGNTGENSTNSTGGGTTSTAEGLTGNRVQPTATVAGAHGFYGQHDALAPIVVAGVNNVNNVGDATRFSYQRQLI; translated from the coding sequence ATGACTGACCCACATAATCAACGCAATAGCCGTTCCGGCAATTCACCCGGATTAGAAAATTCAGCTGATGCAGAGCACAACCTCCAGCCGGATCGGACCGATTTCGAGCGGGTACAAAGGCTGCTCGGATCGCGCTACGAGCTGAACTGGATCATCGGCCGCGGGGGCATGTCCACCGTGTGGCTGGCGCGCGATACGGAACACCAGCGCGATGTCGCCGTGAAAATCCTGAAGCCGGAGTACACCGAAAACGAGGAATTCCGCACGCGGTTTCGCAACGAGGCCAGTGCCGCCGAGCAGCTGAATAGCCCCAACGTGGTGGCCACTTACGACTACGGTGAAGTACGCGATCACGGTGCGGTGTTCTGCTACATCATCATGGAATACGTCAGCGGTGAATCGCTGGCGGATGTTCTCAATCGCGAGCGCACGCTGCCCGAGCCGCTGGTTTTGGACATCATGGCTCAAACTGCCCGAGGTCTACAGGTAATTCACGCGACAGGGATGGTCCACCGCGATATCAAACCGGGCAACCTACTGATTACTTCCGATGGTGTGGTGAAGGTCACGGACTTGGGCATCGCCAAGGCTGCAGCGGCGGTGCCGCTGACACGCACGGGCATGGTGGTCGGCACTGCCCAGTATGTCTCCCCGGAACAGGCCCAGGGCAATCCCGTGGGCCCGGCTTCGGACATCTATTCCCTGGGTGTGGTCGGTTACGAGATCCTGGCTGGCGAGAGGCCCTTCCAGGGAGAATCCACCGTCTCGGTGGCAATCAAACACATCTCTGAAGACCCACGGCCGTTGCCCGATACCGTGGGGCAGAATATGCGGGAACTGATCGGGATCTGCCTGCGCAAGAACCCTGACGCGCGCTACGCCGATGGCGAGGAACTGGCCGCCGCAACCGTCCTCGTTGCCGAAGGGCAACGGCCTCCCCAACCGCACCGGGTTCCAGCAGTGGAGGATTACGCCGATCATCCGCTCACCGAACAATTGGGCGCGGTCGCCCATGGCCCAGGTACTAGGGTCCCGCCAGTGCAGGGCCCTTCTATGGCAGTCACGGGTGCAGCAGCTTCTTCCCGACGCCACCCCGGGCCCAGCAACCCCCGGCCACCTCAGGGGCGGGTAACTGCCACTCCGGCGGTACCGCAGCGCCCTGCGCAAAAGAAAAGCACCTCAGCTCCACTGGTCATTATGGGATTGTTGGCTGCTTTGGCCGTGGGTGTAGCCGGATACCTGTTACTTGGCGATGGCAACGATAAGGCGCCGGGTACGCAAACGCGCACTATTACAAGCCGTGTGACCCCTCCCGGCAACTCAACCGATAACCCAACGCCCAACAATCCGCTCCCGGGCCTGCCGAATGGTGATGATGAAGGTAGTGACGGGGAAGATAACGGCTGGTTAGGTGGTAACCGGGGCAATCGGGGCAACGGAGATCGTGAATCTCCCACGGATACCTCCACGCCGCGGGAGGGAAATCAGGATTCCCGCCCCTCTGATCAGCCCGAGGGCTCCCAGCCCGCACCTCAACCGGGAGGTACATCCCAACCCGGTCAGGGCAATAGTGGCACGAACCCCGGAAACACCAACGGTGGGCCCGGGCAAGGCAATGGCAATGGCGATGCGCCGGGCAATGCTCCGGGTAATGCCAATCCAAACGCGGGTGGTAATACTCAAGCCAACGGAAACGGAAATACCGGCGAGAATTCAACGAATTCAACCGGTGGTGGCACGACCAGCACGGCCGAAGGATTGACTGGAAACCGGGTCCAACCAACCGCCACGGTGGCAGGCGCCCATGGATTTTATGGTCAACACGATGCGCTCGCCCCAATTGTCGTTGCTGGTGTGAATAATGTGAATAATGTGGGAGATGCAACTAGGTTTAGCTACCAGCGTCAACTAATATAG
- a CDS encoding penicillin-binding transpeptidase domain-containing protein, producing MNRSIRAVTIFSALLIVALIANLTYIQAFQHESLAENPRNARQYLKAKSQERGQITAGGQIVARSEADEDGYYHRYYPTNPAQYGAVVGYFSDRFGASGLEASQNSILNGTDDSLFARRAWDSLTGKEIKGANVDLTLLPNVQKVAYEQLANRGYSGSVVAIRPSNGEILAMASTPSFNPSEIVTDEPKQAEANFAQLSNSDNAPLLNRSTQQTQPPGSTFKVVTTAAALMAGDNENTMVTGANQITLPGTAATLENYGGTSCGGGGQVTLMEAFRRSCNTAFVDLSTRHGADALRKAAKGFGVGEEMDDVGLPVQRSTLGEIPDDAALGQTSIGQRDAALTPLQNAVIAATVANGGKRMEPHLIKKITGSDLKTLKSTKPKKAGDAMPRETADQLTKMMLQAESYAGGQDSTIASKTGTAEHGEDSRNSNPHAWYIAFSTQADVAVAVLVENGGDRGQAATGGSVAGPIGREVINAARQELK from the coding sequence ATGAACCGCTCCATCCGTGCCGTAACCATTTTCTCGGCGCTGTTAATTGTGGCGTTGATTGCCAACCTGACGTATATCCAAGCCTTCCAGCACGAGAGCCTGGCGGAGAATCCGCGCAATGCGCGCCAATACCTCAAGGCGAAATCGCAAGAACGCGGGCAGATCACCGCAGGGGGCCAAATTGTTGCGCGCTCCGAGGCAGATGAGGATGGGTACTACCACCGGTACTACCCTACGAACCCGGCACAGTACGGGGCCGTGGTCGGATACTTTTCCGATCGGTTTGGCGCTTCGGGGTTGGAAGCCAGCCAGAATTCGATCCTGAACGGCACCGACGATTCACTGTTCGCCCGGCGCGCGTGGGACTCGCTAACGGGTAAGGAAATCAAGGGTGCGAACGTAGACCTCACCCTACTGCCGAATGTGCAGAAAGTGGCCTACGAGCAGTTGGCGAACCGCGGTTATTCCGGTTCGGTCGTGGCGATTCGCCCAAGCAATGGCGAGATCCTAGCGATGGCCAGCACCCCCAGCTTCAATCCATCCGAGATCGTAACCGATGAGCCGAAGCAAGCCGAGGCCAATTTCGCACAGTTGTCGAATAGCGACAATGCCCCGTTGCTCAACCGGTCCACGCAACAGACCCAGCCCCCTGGATCCACCTTCAAGGTCGTGACCACTGCGGCCGCACTGATGGCCGGCGATAATGAAAACACGATGGTCACCGGCGCCAACCAAATCACCTTGCCAGGGACTGCTGCCACCCTGGAGAACTACGGTGGCACCTCCTGCGGTGGCGGTGGACAGGTCACGTTGATGGAAGCCTTCCGCCGGTCCTGCAATACCGCGTTCGTGGATCTTTCCACCCGACACGGTGCCGATGCACTACGCAAGGCGGCCAAGGGATTCGGTGTCGGCGAAGAGATGGACGACGTAGGACTGCCCGTGCAGAGGTCAACCTTGGGCGAGATCCCTGACGATGCCGCGCTAGGTCAAACGTCAATTGGACAGCGCGATGCGGCCCTGACCCCGCTGCAAAACGCTGTGATCGCAGCTACGGTGGCCAACGGTGGCAAACGGATGGAACCGCACCTGATCAAAAAGATCACCGGTTCCGACTTGAAGACATTGAAGTCCACGAAGCCGAAGAAGGCAGGCGATGCCATGCCAAGGGAAACCGCCGACCAACTAACGAAGATGATGTTGCAGGCGGAGAGCTACGCGGGTGGACAGGACAGCACAATTGCATCAAAGACCGGTACTGCAGAACACGGCGAGGATTCGCGAAACTCTAACCCGCATGCCTGGTATATCGCTTTTTCCACCCAAGCGGATGTCGCAGTAGCAGTGCTAGTGGAAAATGGTGGTGACCGTGGCCAGGCGGCAACTGGTGGTTCAGTTGCCGGCCCAATTGGGCGCGAAGTCATCAATGCGGCCAGGCAGGAGCTGAAGTAA
- a CDS encoding FtsW/RodA/SpoVE family cell cycle protein: MKLFSRRLEAGLLVLAALVLMIAIVALELSQGNQIGSDIFALVGGFFLVFLIAHTVMCWIAPNSDQIMLPIAALLNGVGLVMIYRLDLASDRSLAKSQVMWTVIGVAMMCAVLVFLRDHRRLQNYSYLMGLAGLILLALPTVWPTSLNADASVWISIGPFSIQPGEFSKILLLLFFATLLVNKRRLFNVAGRSFLGLQFPRLRDLSPLLLVWGIALVIMAAMNDFGPALLLFGTVLGMLYIATNRASWLVLGLGLAAIGAVAVYQVSAKIQDRVANFVDPIGNYDDKGFQLAQALFGMSFGGVTGTGLGSGYPFQVPVAHSDFILAAIGEELGLIGLAAVLILYAFFVSRGFTSAMLVKDSYGKLVAAGLSLTIAVQVFVVTGGISRLLPMTGLTTPFLAHGGSSLLANYILLAIILRISDAAYSPEPAPAYAAGAARDGYAPAELEPNDGATNHQPVVGAGRQEELPNQAKWNGGYQP, translated from the coding sequence ATGAAACTGTTTTCACGACGACTAGAAGCCGGCCTACTGGTACTCGCCGCGCTCGTGTTAATGATCGCCATCGTGGCGCTGGAACTGTCCCAAGGTAACCAGATCGGCTCCGACATTTTCGCCCTGGTTGGCGGATTCTTCTTGGTGTTCCTCATCGCCCACACGGTGATGTGCTGGATCGCGCCGAATTCAGATCAAATCATGCTGCCGATCGCGGCTCTACTCAACGGCGTGGGATTGGTGATGATTTACCGTTTGGACCTGGCTTCGGACAGAAGCCTGGCGAAGTCCCAGGTCATGTGGACGGTCATCGGCGTGGCCATGATGTGCGCCGTTCTTGTATTCCTGCGCGATCACCGGCGACTGCAAAACTATTCCTATCTCATGGGTCTGGCGGGCTTAATTCTGCTGGCCTTGCCAACCGTGTGGCCCACCAGCCTCAACGCCGATGCCAGCGTGTGGATCAGCATCGGCCCATTTTCCATCCAGCCCGGAGAATTCTCGAAGATCCTTCTGCTGCTGTTCTTCGCCACCCTCCTGGTCAACAAGCGCCGCCTATTCAATGTGGCAGGCAGATCATTCCTCGGTCTGCAATTCCCGCGCTTACGTGACCTCAGCCCCCTGCTACTCGTATGGGGTATCGCGCTGGTCATCATGGCTGCGATGAACGACTTCGGCCCGGCCTTGTTGCTGTTCGGCACCGTCCTAGGCATGTTGTACATCGCCACCAACCGCGCCTCTTGGCTGGTTCTGGGCCTCGGCCTAGCCGCCATCGGTGCCGTGGCCGTTTACCAAGTTTCTGCAAAGATTCAAGACCGGGTGGCGAACTTCGTAGACCCCATCGGCAACTATGACGACAAGGGATTCCAGCTCGCCCAAGCACTTTTCGGCATGTCCTTTGGCGGAGTGACCGGTACCGGCTTAGGCTCCGGCTACCCCTTTCAAGTCCCCGTCGCGCACTCGGACTTCATTCTGGCCGCTATTGGGGAAGAACTCGGACTGATCGGCCTTGCCGCGGTACTGATCCTGTACGCTTTCTTCGTCTCGCGCGGATTCACCAGCGCCATGCTAGTCAAGGATTCCTACGGCAAGCTCGTTGCTGCTGGTTTGTCCCTGACCATCGCCGTACAAGTTTTTGTGGTCACCGGTGGAATCTCCCGCCTCCTGCCCATGACGGGCCTCACCACTCCCTTCCTGGCCCACGGTGGTTCCTCCTTGCTAGCGAACTACATCTTGTTGGCCATTATCCTGCGGATTTCCGACGCCGCTTATTCCCCTGAACCCGCCCCTGCCTACGCGGCTGGCGCTGCGAGGGACGGCTACGCACCCGCTGAATTGGAACCAAACGATGGTGCAACTAATCACCAGCCGGTGGTGGGCGCGGGGCGTCAAGAAGAATTACCCAACCAAGCCAAGTGGAACGGGGGCTACCAACCATGA
- a CDS encoding PP2C family protein-serine/threonine phosphatase, with product MTHSSSPARTLNFAACSDRGLVRANNEDSAYAGPRLLALADGMGGHAAGEVASQFLIDSLRPLDSPLIDEPSHHERLGTLLATAMEDGNNQIAAHVEENPTLEGMGCTLSALLFRGEEVCVCHVGDSRGYLLRDGELTQITKDDTFVQSLVDEGKLDPEDVSSHPQRSLILKALNGRPVEPTINYRSAQIGDRYLLCSDGLSDPVSFDTIREILSIDSPRKAARRLVEMALRGGGPDNVTVVVADVVEFDPETNRAVDENITLPATEVLAGAIAGETEEMPRPNSPASRAASVQVVNAKPRNGASTKKSEPDPSEARAQARKKNKRFPFVTVIGILLVLALLGIGGLLGYNKIRDNYFVAEDGDQIVVNNGADATILGISLKNRYHDVCLDEDAAVRLLPANSDDSCHRFNTADLTPAARGVLASLPEGNYDEVSQQVQRLAEQTLPVCVKRDSNRKPPEANSSSPADKNKASESTSASESTKPTANNKPSDSRNAAENSDLTTPGVSCREVK from the coding sequence ATGACCCACAGCTCCTCCCCCGCCCGCACTCTCAACTTCGCGGCCTGCTCCGACCGAGGCCTAGTGCGCGCCAACAACGAAGACTCCGCGTACGCCGGCCCCCGCCTACTGGCGCTGGCCGACGGCATGGGTGGCCACGCCGCCGGTGAAGTAGCCTCACAGTTCCTCATCGATTCGCTGCGTCCGCTGGATTCACCACTAATCGATGAACCCAGCCACCATGAGCGCCTCGGCACCCTCTTGGCCACCGCGATGGAAGACGGCAACAACCAAATCGCCGCGCACGTAGAAGAAAACCCCACCCTGGAAGGCATGGGATGCACGCTGTCCGCACTGCTCTTCCGCGGCGAGGAAGTGTGTGTATGCCACGTTGGTGATTCGCGCGGTTACCTGCTGCGCGATGGTGAACTCACTCAGATCACCAAGGACGATACCTTCGTGCAATCCCTGGTGGACGAAGGCAAGCTGGACCCCGAGGATGTCAGCAGCCACCCTCAGCGCTCCCTTATTCTCAAAGCGCTCAACGGCCGGCCCGTGGAGCCCACAATCAACTACCGCTCCGCCCAGATCGGCGATCGCTACCTGCTGTGCTCCGATGGGTTATCCGACCCGGTGAGCTTCGACACGATCCGCGAGATCCTGTCGATCGACAGCCCCAGGAAAGCCGCCCGTCGCCTCGTTGAGATGGCGCTGCGTGGTGGAGGCCCGGATAACGTCACCGTGGTTGTGGCCGACGTGGTGGAATTCGACCCCGAGACCAATCGCGCGGTCGACGAAAACATCACCTTGCCCGCCACCGAGGTCCTTGCCGGCGCCATTGCCGGCGAGACCGAGGAAATGCCCCGCCCTAACTCCCCCGCCTCGCGCGCAGCAAGTGTGCAAGTGGTCAACGCTAAGCCGAGGAACGGGGCGTCGACAAAAAAATCTGAGCCTGACCCCTCCGAAGCGCGGGCTCAGGCGAGAAAGAAAAACAAGCGCTTCCCCTTCGTCACCGTCATCGGGATTCTCCTGGTGCTGGCTCTGCTCGGCATCGGAGGTCTGCTGGGATACAACAAGATCCGCGACAACTACTTCGTCGCCGAAGATGGTGACCAGATCGTAGTCAACAACGGTGCAGATGCAACGATCCTGGGGATATCCCTGAAAAACCGGTATCACGACGTGTGCCTAGATGAGGACGCGGCAGTGCGACTATTGCCCGCCAACTCCGATGATTCCTGCCACCGCTTCAACACCGCGGACCTCACACCCGCAGCTCGCGGTGTATTGGCCAGCCTGCCGGAGGGCAACTACGACGAGGTCTCACAGCAAGTCCAGCGCCTTGCAGAGCAAACTCTCCCAGTGTGTGTCAAGCGCGATTCGAACCGGAAACCGCCCGAGGCTAACTCCAGCTCTCCGGCGGATAAGAACAAGGCTTCGGAATCCACTAGCGCTTCCGAATCGACCAAGCCCACCGCCAACAACAAACCGTCTGACTCCCGCAACGCCGCCGAAAACTCCGACCTGACCACCCCTGGTGTGTCGTGCCGTGAGGTGAAGTAA
- a CDS encoding FHA domain-containing protein FhaB/FipA produces the protein MQTTLLLLAKVALLILLWFFIWMSVRALRKEANRASGLHAGAAPVAAAPAIPGGGMGGEQPSGPGIGRGFRRAKAPGALTLISGPLTGTYLNLQGYNEVTLGRSQDCTLVLEDDFASGRHARLINRGSDWFIEDLDSRNGTWLNNQRIDQLERLSAGAEVRIGQTNVRMEA, from the coding sequence GTGCAGACTACCCTGCTGCTCCTGGCGAAGGTCGCTCTGCTTATCCTACTGTGGTTTTTCATTTGGATGAGCGTTCGCGCTTTGCGCAAGGAGGCGAACCGTGCGTCGGGCTTGCACGCCGGTGCCGCTCCCGTCGCTGCCGCGCCAGCTATCCCCGGAGGCGGAATGGGTGGGGAGCAGCCGAGTGGTCCCGGAATTGGCCGGGGATTCCGCCGCGCCAAGGCTCCGGGGGCCCTTACGCTCATCTCCGGTCCCCTCACCGGCACCTACCTGAACCTGCAGGGATACAACGAGGTCACGCTAGGCCGGTCGCAGGATTGCACCCTTGTGCTGGAAGACGATTTCGCTTCCGGCCGCCACGCGCGCCTCATTAATCGCGGATCGGACTGGTTCATAGAAGACCTAGATTCGCGCAATGGAACGTGGCTCAATAATCAACGCATCGATCAACTCGAACGCCTCAGCGCGGGCGCCGAAGTTCGTATCGGCCAAACCAACGTGAGGATGGAAGCATGA
- a CDS encoding FHA domain-containing protein, whose protein sequence is MGSAFAASAGSASAGNADAAGADLAGADFAGANTGGASAGNASAASAGNTDAAGDGSAGAASAGTGASTVAPQNNDSHNDNDHARRAHGDSLSANEGWDGDQGGVDGTESPTPNQPQAQQPSYPGTEIIAQAAPDTPVNGGEGYADEESDMRVILHLRDGSDRKYWLQEGSNIIGRGNGVDLRIPDTGVSRQHADIVWDGYDAVLTDLNSTNGTTVNDTPVENWLLADGDLIVVGHSEILVRFTQN, encoded by the coding sequence ATGGGCTCGGCTTTTGCAGCCAGTGCGGGTAGTGCCAGTGCGGGCAACGCCGATGCTGCCGGTGCCGATTTGGCTGGTGCCGATTTTGCGGGTGCTAATACGGGCGGTGCCAGTGCGGGTAATGCTAGTGCGGCCAGTGCGGGCAACACGGATGCTGCCGGTGACGGTTCTGCTGGCGCAGCTTCGGCAGGCACTGGCGCATCTACTGTCGCACCCCAAAACAACGATTCCCACAATGACAATGACCACGCGCGCCGCGCTCACGGGGATTCCCTGAGTGCCAATGAAGGCTGGGATGGGGACCAGGGTGGCGTCGATGGAACAGAATCCCCAACCCCAAACCAACCACAAGCACAACAGCCCAGCTACCCCGGCACGGAGATCATTGCGCAAGCCGCACCCGACACGCCCGTCAACGGTGGCGAGGGCTACGCGGACGAAGAATCCGATATGCGCGTGATCCTGCATCTACGAGATGGTTCCGATCGAAAATACTGGCTCCAGGAGGGCTCGAACATCATCGGGCGCGGCAATGGAGTGGATCTGCGCATCCCCGATACCGGAGTTTCCAGGCAGCACGCGGATATCGTCTGGGACGGTTACGACGCAGTGTTAACCGACCTGAACTCCACCAACGGCACGACTGTGAACGATACACCCGTAGAAAACTGGCTCTTGGCCGACGGCGATCTGATCGTCGTGGGGCACTCCGAGATCCTGGTGCGTTTCACCCAGAATTAA